Proteins from a single region of Scatophagus argus isolate fScaArg1 chromosome 23, fScaArg1.pri, whole genome shotgun sequence:
- the LOC124054687 gene encoding atrial natriuretic peptide receptor 1-like isoform X1: MNVWMRRSSCLSSVCGAVIEVTSRGQSGCYTVCVCCVGPTSCWHDLDNSEYDCWPLDKPDEYNMIDCGGLEMAWVVRPPETVKTGEVFSVTYSVTAGDSFYLWAVQNRIFTLSSIVDAQAARRFCEQHECPVNWKDADGENCCIHHANIHSCPLGYMTSESICGPWIPDDGKIFTHTISTSGKMTQTNWTAKVVLVHAGLTSLIAHIRVGRMQVALEAKTTVQPAVVCGDGVCEEAELCSTCPADCGECPLSPTTKLAIGLPLSLLCLCFTLTAVWLRYQKQKLLWDESWIIDFTAIKQDQEARMTMGSIMSVPAGNSDSNTSCVTALSSYTGQPGARKTLFTCTGIYDGRTVAIKRTQTKTFSLSKTIRQEVKQVRELDHPNLCKFIGGCVEVPNVAIVTEYCPKGSLNDVLLNEEIPLNWGFRFSFAADIARGMSYLHQHRICHGRLKSLNCVLDDRWVCKITDYGLRTYRRDDGVEPLSTYQQRLLEVYMPPEFHNSNMEPTLAGDVFSYSIILLEIATRSDPVPAEESNLESSWCPPLPELISSKADNTCPCPADYVELIRRCRSHNPAHRPTFDQIKKFVHRINPIKVSPVDMMMNLMEKYSKHLEVLVAERTQDLMHEKQRTDRLLYSMLPKQVADDLRQGRPLQAQSYVSATIFFSDIVGFTQLSSSSTPYQVVDFLNKLYTTFDDIIDNYDVYKVETIGDAYMVVSGVPRENGILHASEIASMALDLVGVCRTFRIPHKPNMQLQIRAGIHSGPVVAGVVGTKMPRYCLFGDTVNTASRMESTSLALKIQCSSSAFYLLEEIGGYVLECRGTLQVKGKGDMVTYWLEGKKTSQVSKDISLDSKKAKHVTMGTETEAETEGEAYASLPGFLSEDLLLNPA, encoded by the exons ATGAATGTGTGGATGCGTCGGTCCTCCTGCCTGAGCTCGGTTTGCGGTGCAGTAATAGAagtgaccagcagggggcagtcGGGATGTTACACT gtgtgtgtttgctgcgTCGGCCCGACGAGTTGCTGGCACGACCTGGACAACAGCGAGTACGACTGCTGGCCTCTGGACAAACCCGACGAGTACAACATGATCGACTGTGGGG GTCTGGAGATGGCCTGGGTGGTCCGTCCTCCAGAGACGGTGAAGACCGGTGAGGTGTTCAGCGTCACATACTCAGTGACGGCTGGTGACTCTTTCTACCTCTGGGCTGTCCAGAACCGCATCTTCACACTGAG ttCCATAGTGGACGCTCAAGCAGCTCGGAGGTTTTGTGAACAGCATGAGTGTCCGGTGAACTGGAAAGACGCTGATGGAGAAAACTGCTGCATCCACCACGCTAACATCCACTCCTGCCCGCTGGGATACATG ACATCAGAGAGCATCTGTGGCCCCTGGATTCCTGACGACGGAAAAATcttcacacacaccatctctACCTCCGGAAAGATGACCCAGACCAACTGGACTGCCAAG GTGGTTCTGGTCCATGCAGGCTTGACGTCTCTCATCGCTCACATTCGAGTCGGTCGCATGCAAGTCGCTCTTGAGGCTAAGACCACCGTGCAGCCTGCTGTAG TCTGCGGCGATGGCGTTTGTGAGGAGGCGGAGCTTTGTTCCACCTGTCCAGCCGACTGTGGTGAATGCCCTCTGAGCCCGACCACCAAGCTGGCCATCGGGCTGCCGCTCAgcctgctctgcctctgcttcACACTGACTGCTGTG TGGCTGAGGTACCAGAAACAGAAGCTGCTGTGGGACGAGAGCTGGATCATCGACTTCACCGCAATAAAACAAG ATCAGGAGGCTCGTATGACCATGGGCAGCATCATGAGCGTCCCTGCGGGGAACAGCGACAGTAACACCAGCTGTGTGACTGCTCTCAGCTCCTACACAGGACAACCAGGGGCCCGCAAAACGCTGTTCACCTGCACAGGGATTTA TGACGGCAGGACCGTGGCCATCAAGAGGACTCAGACAAAGACTTTCTCCTTGTCCAAAAccatcagacaggaagtcaaacaaGTCAG GGAGCTCGATCACCCCAACTTGTGCAAGTTCATTGGCGGGTGTGTTGAAGTGCCGAATGTTGCCATAGTGACAGAGTACTGCCCAAAGGGAAGCCTTAACGACGTCCTCCTTAACGAGGAGATCCCGCTCAACTGGGGCTtcag GTTCTCCTTTGCTGCCGACATCGCCAGAGGGATGTCGTACCTCCACCAGCACAGGATCTGCCACGGCCGACTCAAGTCTCTGAACTGTGTCTTGGACGACCGCTGGGTCTGCAAAATAACAG ATTACGGCCTGAGGACGTACCGCAGGGATGACGGGGTGGAGCCTCTCTCCACCTACCAGCAGAGGCTCTTGGAGGTGTACATGCCGCCCGAGTTTCACAACTCCAACATGGAGCCGACGCTGGCCGGAGACGTTTTCAG TTACTCCATCATTCTGCTGGAGATCGCCACCCGCAGCGACCCCGTTCCG GCAGAGGAGTCCAACCTGGAGAGCTCCTGGTGTCCACCGCTGCCGGAGCTGATCTCCAGCAAAGCCGACAACACCTGTCCCTGTCCTGCCGACTACGTAGAG CTGATCCGGCGTTGCCGTTCTCATAACCCCGCCCACCGACCCACCTTCGACCAAATCAAGAAGTTTGTTCACCGAATCAACCCGATCAAAGTCAGCCCGGTGGACATGATGATGAACCTG ATGGAGAAGTACAGCAAACACCTGGAGGTGCTGGTGGCCGAGCGGACCCAGGATCTGATGCACGAGAAGCAGAGGACTGACCGGCTGCTGTACA gtaTGCTTCCTAAACAGGTGGCCGATGACCTGCGGCAGGGGAGACCGCTGCAGGCTCAGAGCTACGTCAGTGCCACCATCTTCTTCAG tgataTCGTGGGCTTCACACAgctgtccagcagcagcactcctTACCAGGTTGTGGACTTCCTCAACAAGCTCTACACGACCTTTGATGACATCATCGACAACTATGACGTCTACAAGGTGGAAACCATCGGAGACGCCt ACATGGTGGTGTCCGGGGTTCCCCGGGAGAACGGGATCCTCCACGCTTCAGAGATCGCCAGCATGGCTCTGGACTTGGTGGGCGTTTGTCGCACCTTCAGGATCCCCCACAAACCCAACATGCAGCTGCAGATACGAGCTGGGATACACTCAG GTCCAGTGGTCGCGGGGGTTGTGGGGACAAAGATGCCTCGTTACTGTCTGTTTGGAGACACGGTCAACACGGCGTCGAGGATGGAGTCCACCAGTCTGG CCCTGAAGATCCAGTGCAGCTCCAGTGCTTTCTACCTGCTGGAGGAGATCGGCGGCTACGTGTTGGAGTGCAGAGGAACGCTGCAGGTCAAG GGTAAAGGTGATATGGTAACTTACTGGCTGGAGGGCAAGAAGACGTCTCAGGTCTCTAAGGACATCAGCCTCGATTCCAAGAAGGCCAAGCACGTTACCATGGGGAcggagacagaagcagagacagagggggaggcGTATGCGTCCCTGCCCGGCTTTCTGAGCGAGGACCTCCTCCTGAACCCAGCCTGA
- the LOC124054687 gene encoding atrial natriuretic peptide receptor 1-like isoform X2: protein MLHCGNMKKRQRFSFVLLVCVCCVGPTSCWHDLDNSEYDCWPLDKPDEYNMIDCGGLEMAWVVRPPETVKTGEVFSVTYSVTAGDSFYLWAVQNRIFTLSSIVDAQAARRFCEQHECPVNWKDADGENCCIHHANIHSCPLGYMTSESICGPWIPDDGKIFTHTISTSGKMTQTNWTAKVVLVHAGLTSLIAHIRVGRMQVALEAKTTVQPAVVCGDGVCEEAELCSTCPADCGECPLSPTTKLAIGLPLSLLCLCFTLTAVWLRYQKQKLLWDESWIIDFTAIKQDQEARMTMGSIMSVPAGNSDSNTSCVTALSSYTGQPGARKTLFTCTGIYDGRTVAIKRTQTKTFSLSKTIRQEVKQVRELDHPNLCKFIGGCVEVPNVAIVTEYCPKGSLNDVLLNEEIPLNWGFRFSFAADIARGMSYLHQHRICHGRLKSLNCVLDDRWVCKITDYGLRTYRRDDGVEPLSTYQQRLLEVYMPPEFHNSNMEPTLAGDVFSYSIILLEIATRSDPVPAEESNLESSWCPPLPELISSKADNTCPCPADYVELIRRCRSHNPAHRPTFDQIKKFVHRINPIKVSPVDMMMNLMEKYSKHLEVLVAERTQDLMHEKQRTDRLLYSMLPKQVADDLRQGRPLQAQSYVSATIFFSDIVGFTQLSSSSTPYQVVDFLNKLYTTFDDIIDNYDVYKVETIGDAYMVVSGVPRENGILHASEIASMALDLVGVCRTFRIPHKPNMQLQIRAGIHSGPVVAGVVGTKMPRYCLFGDTVNTASRMESTSLALKIQCSSSAFYLLEEIGGYVLECRGTLQVKGKGDMVTYWLEGKKTSQVSKDISLDSKKAKHVTMGTETEAETEGEAYASLPGFLSEDLLLNPA from the exons ATGTTACACT GTGGCAACatgaagaaaaggcaaagattttcttttgtgcttttg gtgtgtgtttgctgcgTCGGCCCGACGAGTTGCTGGCACGACCTGGACAACAGCGAGTACGACTGCTGGCCTCTGGACAAACCCGACGAGTACAACATGATCGACTGTGGGG GTCTGGAGATGGCCTGGGTGGTCCGTCCTCCAGAGACGGTGAAGACCGGTGAGGTGTTCAGCGTCACATACTCAGTGACGGCTGGTGACTCTTTCTACCTCTGGGCTGTCCAGAACCGCATCTTCACACTGAG ttCCATAGTGGACGCTCAAGCAGCTCGGAGGTTTTGTGAACAGCATGAGTGTCCGGTGAACTGGAAAGACGCTGATGGAGAAAACTGCTGCATCCACCACGCTAACATCCACTCCTGCCCGCTGGGATACATG ACATCAGAGAGCATCTGTGGCCCCTGGATTCCTGACGACGGAAAAATcttcacacacaccatctctACCTCCGGAAAGATGACCCAGACCAACTGGACTGCCAAG GTGGTTCTGGTCCATGCAGGCTTGACGTCTCTCATCGCTCACATTCGAGTCGGTCGCATGCAAGTCGCTCTTGAGGCTAAGACCACCGTGCAGCCTGCTGTAG TCTGCGGCGATGGCGTTTGTGAGGAGGCGGAGCTTTGTTCCACCTGTCCAGCCGACTGTGGTGAATGCCCTCTGAGCCCGACCACCAAGCTGGCCATCGGGCTGCCGCTCAgcctgctctgcctctgcttcACACTGACTGCTGTG TGGCTGAGGTACCAGAAACAGAAGCTGCTGTGGGACGAGAGCTGGATCATCGACTTCACCGCAATAAAACAAG ATCAGGAGGCTCGTATGACCATGGGCAGCATCATGAGCGTCCCTGCGGGGAACAGCGACAGTAACACCAGCTGTGTGACTGCTCTCAGCTCCTACACAGGACAACCAGGGGCCCGCAAAACGCTGTTCACCTGCACAGGGATTTA TGACGGCAGGACCGTGGCCATCAAGAGGACTCAGACAAAGACTTTCTCCTTGTCCAAAAccatcagacaggaagtcaaacaaGTCAG GGAGCTCGATCACCCCAACTTGTGCAAGTTCATTGGCGGGTGTGTTGAAGTGCCGAATGTTGCCATAGTGACAGAGTACTGCCCAAAGGGAAGCCTTAACGACGTCCTCCTTAACGAGGAGATCCCGCTCAACTGGGGCTtcag GTTCTCCTTTGCTGCCGACATCGCCAGAGGGATGTCGTACCTCCACCAGCACAGGATCTGCCACGGCCGACTCAAGTCTCTGAACTGTGTCTTGGACGACCGCTGGGTCTGCAAAATAACAG ATTACGGCCTGAGGACGTACCGCAGGGATGACGGGGTGGAGCCTCTCTCCACCTACCAGCAGAGGCTCTTGGAGGTGTACATGCCGCCCGAGTTTCACAACTCCAACATGGAGCCGACGCTGGCCGGAGACGTTTTCAG TTACTCCATCATTCTGCTGGAGATCGCCACCCGCAGCGACCCCGTTCCG GCAGAGGAGTCCAACCTGGAGAGCTCCTGGTGTCCACCGCTGCCGGAGCTGATCTCCAGCAAAGCCGACAACACCTGTCCCTGTCCTGCCGACTACGTAGAG CTGATCCGGCGTTGCCGTTCTCATAACCCCGCCCACCGACCCACCTTCGACCAAATCAAGAAGTTTGTTCACCGAATCAACCCGATCAAAGTCAGCCCGGTGGACATGATGATGAACCTG ATGGAGAAGTACAGCAAACACCTGGAGGTGCTGGTGGCCGAGCGGACCCAGGATCTGATGCACGAGAAGCAGAGGACTGACCGGCTGCTGTACA gtaTGCTTCCTAAACAGGTGGCCGATGACCTGCGGCAGGGGAGACCGCTGCAGGCTCAGAGCTACGTCAGTGCCACCATCTTCTTCAG tgataTCGTGGGCTTCACACAgctgtccagcagcagcactcctTACCAGGTTGTGGACTTCCTCAACAAGCTCTACACGACCTTTGATGACATCATCGACAACTATGACGTCTACAAGGTGGAAACCATCGGAGACGCCt ACATGGTGGTGTCCGGGGTTCCCCGGGAGAACGGGATCCTCCACGCTTCAGAGATCGCCAGCATGGCTCTGGACTTGGTGGGCGTTTGTCGCACCTTCAGGATCCCCCACAAACCCAACATGCAGCTGCAGATACGAGCTGGGATACACTCAG GTCCAGTGGTCGCGGGGGTTGTGGGGACAAAGATGCCTCGTTACTGTCTGTTTGGAGACACGGTCAACACGGCGTCGAGGATGGAGTCCACCAGTCTGG CCCTGAAGATCCAGTGCAGCTCCAGTGCTTTCTACCTGCTGGAGGAGATCGGCGGCTACGTGTTGGAGTGCAGAGGAACGCTGCAGGTCAAG GGTAAAGGTGATATGGTAACTTACTGGCTGGAGGGCAAGAAGACGTCTCAGGTCTCTAAGGACATCAGCCTCGATTCCAAGAAGGCCAAGCACGTTACCATGGGGAcggagacagaagcagagacagagggggaggcGTATGCGTCCCTGCCCGGCTTTCTGAGCGAGGACCTCCTCCTGAACCCAGCCTGA
- the LOC124054687 gene encoding atrial natriuretic peptide receptor 1-like isoform X3 gives MIDCGGLEMAWVVRPPETVKTGEVFSVTYSVTAGDSFYLWAVQNRIFTLSSIVDAQAARRFCEQHECPVNWKDADGENCCIHHANIHSCPLGYMTSESICGPWIPDDGKIFTHTISTSGKMTQTNWTAKVVLVHAGLTSLIAHIRVGRMQVALEAKTTVQPAVVCGDGVCEEAELCSTCPADCGECPLSPTTKLAIGLPLSLLCLCFTLTAVWLRYQKQKLLWDESWIIDFTAIKQDQEARMTMGSIMSVPAGNSDSNTSCVTALSSYTGQPGARKTLFTCTGIYDGRTVAIKRTQTKTFSLSKTIRQEVKQVRELDHPNLCKFIGGCVEVPNVAIVTEYCPKGSLNDVLLNEEIPLNWGFRFSFAADIARGMSYLHQHRICHGRLKSLNCVLDDRWVCKITDYGLRTYRRDDGVEPLSTYQQRLLEVYMPPEFHNSNMEPTLAGDVFSYSIILLEIATRSDPVPAEESNLESSWCPPLPELISSKADNTCPCPADYVELIRRCRSHNPAHRPTFDQIKKFVHRINPIKVSPVDMMMNLMEKYSKHLEVLVAERTQDLMHEKQRTDRLLYSMLPKQVADDLRQGRPLQAQSYVSATIFFSDIVGFTQLSSSSTPYQVVDFLNKLYTTFDDIIDNYDVYKVETIGDAYMVVSGVPRENGILHASEIASMALDLVGVCRTFRIPHKPNMQLQIRAGIHSGPVVAGVVGTKMPRYCLFGDTVNTASRMESTSLALKIQCSSSAFYLLEEIGGYVLECRGTLQVKGKGDMVTYWLEGKKTSQVSKDISLDSKKAKHVTMGTETEAETEGEAYASLPGFLSEDLLLNPA, from the exons ATGATCGACTGTGGGG GTCTGGAGATGGCCTGGGTGGTCCGTCCTCCAGAGACGGTGAAGACCGGTGAGGTGTTCAGCGTCACATACTCAGTGACGGCTGGTGACTCTTTCTACCTCTGGGCTGTCCAGAACCGCATCTTCACACTGAG ttCCATAGTGGACGCTCAAGCAGCTCGGAGGTTTTGTGAACAGCATGAGTGTCCGGTGAACTGGAAAGACGCTGATGGAGAAAACTGCTGCATCCACCACGCTAACATCCACTCCTGCCCGCTGGGATACATG ACATCAGAGAGCATCTGTGGCCCCTGGATTCCTGACGACGGAAAAATcttcacacacaccatctctACCTCCGGAAAGATGACCCAGACCAACTGGACTGCCAAG GTGGTTCTGGTCCATGCAGGCTTGACGTCTCTCATCGCTCACATTCGAGTCGGTCGCATGCAAGTCGCTCTTGAGGCTAAGACCACCGTGCAGCCTGCTGTAG TCTGCGGCGATGGCGTTTGTGAGGAGGCGGAGCTTTGTTCCACCTGTCCAGCCGACTGTGGTGAATGCCCTCTGAGCCCGACCACCAAGCTGGCCATCGGGCTGCCGCTCAgcctgctctgcctctgcttcACACTGACTGCTGTG TGGCTGAGGTACCAGAAACAGAAGCTGCTGTGGGACGAGAGCTGGATCATCGACTTCACCGCAATAAAACAAG ATCAGGAGGCTCGTATGACCATGGGCAGCATCATGAGCGTCCCTGCGGGGAACAGCGACAGTAACACCAGCTGTGTGACTGCTCTCAGCTCCTACACAGGACAACCAGGGGCCCGCAAAACGCTGTTCACCTGCACAGGGATTTA TGACGGCAGGACCGTGGCCATCAAGAGGACTCAGACAAAGACTTTCTCCTTGTCCAAAAccatcagacaggaagtcaaacaaGTCAG GGAGCTCGATCACCCCAACTTGTGCAAGTTCATTGGCGGGTGTGTTGAAGTGCCGAATGTTGCCATAGTGACAGAGTACTGCCCAAAGGGAAGCCTTAACGACGTCCTCCTTAACGAGGAGATCCCGCTCAACTGGGGCTtcag GTTCTCCTTTGCTGCCGACATCGCCAGAGGGATGTCGTACCTCCACCAGCACAGGATCTGCCACGGCCGACTCAAGTCTCTGAACTGTGTCTTGGACGACCGCTGGGTCTGCAAAATAACAG ATTACGGCCTGAGGACGTACCGCAGGGATGACGGGGTGGAGCCTCTCTCCACCTACCAGCAGAGGCTCTTGGAGGTGTACATGCCGCCCGAGTTTCACAACTCCAACATGGAGCCGACGCTGGCCGGAGACGTTTTCAG TTACTCCATCATTCTGCTGGAGATCGCCACCCGCAGCGACCCCGTTCCG GCAGAGGAGTCCAACCTGGAGAGCTCCTGGTGTCCACCGCTGCCGGAGCTGATCTCCAGCAAAGCCGACAACACCTGTCCCTGTCCTGCCGACTACGTAGAG CTGATCCGGCGTTGCCGTTCTCATAACCCCGCCCACCGACCCACCTTCGACCAAATCAAGAAGTTTGTTCACCGAATCAACCCGATCAAAGTCAGCCCGGTGGACATGATGATGAACCTG ATGGAGAAGTACAGCAAACACCTGGAGGTGCTGGTGGCCGAGCGGACCCAGGATCTGATGCACGAGAAGCAGAGGACTGACCGGCTGCTGTACA gtaTGCTTCCTAAACAGGTGGCCGATGACCTGCGGCAGGGGAGACCGCTGCAGGCTCAGAGCTACGTCAGTGCCACCATCTTCTTCAG tgataTCGTGGGCTTCACACAgctgtccagcagcagcactcctTACCAGGTTGTGGACTTCCTCAACAAGCTCTACACGACCTTTGATGACATCATCGACAACTATGACGTCTACAAGGTGGAAACCATCGGAGACGCCt ACATGGTGGTGTCCGGGGTTCCCCGGGAGAACGGGATCCTCCACGCTTCAGAGATCGCCAGCATGGCTCTGGACTTGGTGGGCGTTTGTCGCACCTTCAGGATCCCCCACAAACCCAACATGCAGCTGCAGATACGAGCTGGGATACACTCAG GTCCAGTGGTCGCGGGGGTTGTGGGGACAAAGATGCCTCGTTACTGTCTGTTTGGAGACACGGTCAACACGGCGTCGAGGATGGAGTCCACCAGTCTGG CCCTGAAGATCCAGTGCAGCTCCAGTGCTTTCTACCTGCTGGAGGAGATCGGCGGCTACGTGTTGGAGTGCAGAGGAACGCTGCAGGTCAAG GGTAAAGGTGATATGGTAACTTACTGGCTGGAGGGCAAGAAGACGTCTCAGGTCTCTAAGGACATCAGCCTCGATTCCAAGAAGGCCAAGCACGTTACCATGGGGAcggagacagaagcagagacagagggggaggcGTATGCGTCCCTGCCCGGCTTTCTGAGCGAGGACCTCCTCCTGAACCCAGCCTGA